A window of Desulfuromonas soudanensis genomic DNA:
GGCGGTGCTTCGAGCCGCGGCGAGGGGGGGGCGGTGCGCGTTCTGGGGGATATCGGCGACCGGCGCGCCCTCGAGGCGCTGCTGGCAAGGACCTCCGGACCCAACCGCGGCGACGTCTTCTTCGCACTCGGCAAGCTGCGCGATCCCCGGGCGGAGGCGGCTCTGATCGCCGGGCTCGGCGATGAGGAGTGGCGGGTGCGGATGAACGCCGCCATGGCCCTCGGCCCCCTGGGGAGCCCCGCCGCCATCGAGCCGCTGCGCAAGGCGATGGAGGACGAAATTCATGTGGTGCGCGAATGGTCGGCCCGCTCCCTGGAGACGATCACCGGCAGCCACGTCCTCTACCGCAACGAAAAAGGGGAATACGTCCCCCCCTACAACGTCTACCACTGACGGTCGATCCCGGGGGGCACTCCCCCCGAAGGACGGTGCTATGTTCGACAACCTTCTCGAAATCAAGGGGCTCGGTCCGCTCCTGCGCTCCCCCTGGCCCTGGCGCCTGGTCCGTCTGGCCGGGCTCCTGGTCCTTCTGGCGATGACCGCCTACGGCTGGCACCATCACGCCATCCCCGGGGTCGAGGTTGCCGACCCGCTGATGTACACCAACTTCGCCAGCTACTTCTTCTGGGTGCTGTGGATGATGGGGGTGGTCTTTCTTGCCCTCCTCATGGGGCGGGCCTGGTGCACCGTCTGCCCCCTGGGGTGGATCAACGGCCTGATCGCCCGCCTCGGCCTCAATCGCCCCCTCCCTTCCTGGCTCGACAACTTCGTGCCGGTGACCCTGGCCCTGATCGCCCTGCAGCTGGCGGTCTATTTTCTCGCCATCCACCGCTTTCCCGACTACACCGCCGCCCTTCTGGCCCTCATGCTCCTGCTGGCTGTCGGCGCCGGGCTGATCTTTCGCAAGCGCTCCTTCTGCACCCTCTTCTGCCCCGCCGGAGCGGTCTTCGGTCTCTACGCCCGGGTCGCCCCTTTTCAGCTGCGGGTGCGGGACGGGGAAGTCTGCAACGCCTGCGAGTCCAAAAACTGCGTCTCCGGTGCGCCTCTGCAGAAGCGCCTCACCCTGGGATCGGCGGTCCTCACCTGGCAGGGGCACCGAGCCGACTGCCCCGCCGATCTGGTTCTCGCCGGGATCGAGGAGAGCGCCACCTGCTCCCTGTGCCTGCACTGCGTGCAGAACTGCGACAACGACAACATCGTCCTCGGTCGCCGCCCCTGGCTGGCGGATCTGGGGCGCGGCGGCCTGCGCCCGAGCGAGACCCTCTTCTTTCTCGTCCTCCTCGGGATGGTGACCGCCAACTTCAGCAAGGTCTACGTCGACCTGCGCGAGGTGATCTTCTGGGCTCCGCAGCAGGCCGCTGTTCTCCTTGGCTGGGCCTCCGGCGGCTATTACCTGCTCACCGCCCTCTGGGTGGCCCTGGTCTTTCCCCTGTTGCTTCTGTTGCCGGGGTATCTGGTGCTGCGCCTCGGCGAGCTGCAGGTCGAAACGCTCCCCGTTTCCTCCTCTGCTCCTCCGGCGCCTGCCGCGGCGGCGCCCCACCGCTCGGGCTTCTGGAACACCCTCGGCGAGCTCGCCCTGCCGCTGATCCCCATGGTGCTTTCGGCCCACGTGGTGCTGGCGGTGGTCAAGCTTAACGCCAAGGGGGGGTATCTCCCCTTCGTTATGGCCGACCCGAGCGGGGTGAAGAGCTATCTGGCGATCAGCGTCATGAACACCGTTGCGGCCCCGGGGGTCCTCATCCCCCTCGACATCCTCAAATGGCTGGCGCTGGCCCTCCTTATCGGCGGCTATCTCCTCGCCCTGGCCGGGACGCGGCGCGCCGCCGCCTCCCTCGGCGGCGAAAAGGTGAAGACCTATCTGCTCGCCGCCATGGTTCCGGTCACCCTGGTCGCCGCCATCTACGGCTCGACCCTCTTCACCTGGCTCTTTATCCGATGAGGCGCGCTCTTCTGAAACGGGCAGTGCTTTTGACCTTCCTTTTGCTGACGGCGGTTTCCCCGGCCCTCGGCTGCTTCGGACCCAAGCTCTATTTCGGGGTTTCTCCCGGGCCCGAGGCGGAGATCCTCTACCAGCTCTGCGCTCTCTACGTCAAGGAGAAGACCGGGACCGAATCGGTGCGGGTCGATGTGGCCACCGGCGAGGGGCTCGCCCTCCTCGGGGACGACAAGCTCGACCTGGTCCTGGTCGAAGGGAGTGACGGGGAGGAGGATCTTCTGCGCCTCGCCCCTTTCCCGGCCTTGCGGGCCGGCAAGCGCCCCCGGGACGATCTGCAGTTCACCACCGTTCTGCCGGCGCTACACAAGCTCGCCGGGCTCCTGCGCCGGGAGGATGTCGCCGCGCTGCTGGCGCGCGTCGCCGCCGGAGAAGCGTCCGCCGCTGCGGCCCGCGCCTTCCTCACGGACCGGGGGTGGATCTGATGGCGACTGCCCGCATCGCTCCCTTGCTCCTTCTGCTCCTCGCCGGCTGCCTGAATCCCTCCGGGCAGCCGGTCACCCCCGCCGAACCCCGGGAGGTGGCGGGAATCCTCCGCGGCGAGACGGTGCTGGAAGGGGATGTCCTCTTCAGCGGCGACGTGCTGATTCCGGCGGGGAGCACCCTGACGCTGCGCCCGGGAACCCGGGTGCGCATCCAGGTCTCCGAGAGCACCCGCATCGACCCCGAATACCTTTCGCCGGCCACCGAGCTCCTGGTGCGCGGGACCCTCAACATCCTCGGGACTCCGGAGGCGCCGGTGGTCTTCCTGACCACGGAGGCTCCCGGGTCGGAGGTCGGGGACGACCCCCTGTGGGCCGGAATCATTCTCGACGGCGCTGCCGCAATCCTGCGCCACCTGCAGCTCTCCCGGGCCGAGACCGGAGTCCTCTGTCTCCGCTCCTCGCCGCGGGTCGAAGGGAGCGTCTTTTCCGAATGTCGCTACGGCCTCATCGCCCAGCAGGGGAGTGCGCCTCTTCTTGTGGGAAATACCTTCAAAAACGGCGAGGGGGGGGTCTTCTGCTGGCTCGGCTCCGATCCCGTCCTCGAGGGGAACGGCATCGTCGGCAACGCAGAGGAGGGGGTGTTCGTCGATGCCACCAGCCGTCCGACCCTGGCGGGCAACCGCATCACCGGCAACGCCATCGGGCTGGCCCTCTATCCCCGCGACCTCGTCTACGATCCGACCCAGATCCGGGAGAACGAAGAAAATATCCGCCTCCTCGGGCCGGAGGAGGTGTCGCCATGAGAACGATCCCGCTGTTGATCGCCCTTGTCGCCGTTCTCGCCGCGCCGGCGCTGGCCGCTGAGCCCTTGCGCTACACCGGGGAGGAGACCCTTTTTCAGGATACGGTCTGGGAAGGGGAGGTGCACATAGACGGAATCCTGACGGTGGCCCCGGGGACGACGCTGGAAATCCGCCCCGGGACCGTGGTCCGCCTGAGCCGCCTCGACAGCAACGGCGACGGCATCGGCGAGCATGAACTCTTTGTCCAGGGGGTCCTGCGCGCCCTCGGCACCGCCGCGGAGCCGATTCTCTTCACCTCCGCCGAGAAGACCCCCGTTCCCGGCGACTGGGGGGCGATCAACATGATGGCCTCCGAAGAGGACAACGTCCTCTCCCATTGCACGGTGGAGTACGCCTATCGCGGCTTCCACGCCCATTTCGCCCGGGGGCGCCTCTCCGACGTCGTTTTCCGGCGCAACGTGCGCGCCCTGCAGTTCCAGGAATCGACGGTGTCGCTGAGCGACTGCACCGTGGAGGACAACCTCAACGGGCTGCAGTTCCGCAATTCGGAGGTGACCCTCGAACGCCTGGCGATTCGGCGTAATGACTGGGGATTGCGCTGCGTCTACAGCGACGTCAGGGTGCGCGACTCCCTGTTCGAGGGGAACCTGATCAACGGCGCCAACCTGCGGGATTCCACCTTTTCCGTCGAAAGGTGCCGGTTTGTCGGCAACCGCAAGGGACTCTACCTGCAGCGGAGCCGCGGGACGGTGCGGGAGAGCACCCTTCTCGACAACAGCGAACATGGCATCTTTCTTGAAGACTCCCAGTGCGACATCCTGGGCAACCGC
This region includes:
- a CDS encoding 4Fe-4S binding protein: MFDNLLEIKGLGPLLRSPWPWRLVRLAGLLVLLAMTAYGWHHHAIPGVEVADPLMYTNFASYFFWVLWMMGVVFLALLMGRAWCTVCPLGWINGLIARLGLNRPLPSWLDNFVPVTLALIALQLAVYFLAIHRFPDYTAALLALMLLLAVGAGLIFRKRSFCTLFCPAGAVFGLYARVAPFQLRVRDGEVCNACESKNCVSGAPLQKRLTLGSAVLTWQGHRADCPADLVLAGIEESATCSLCLHCVQNCDNDNIVLGRRPWLADLGRGGLRPSETLFFLVLLGMVTANFSKVYVDLREVIFWAPQQAAVLLGWASGGYYLLTALWVALVFPLLLLLPGYLVLRLGELQVETLPVSSSAPPAPAAAAPHRSGFWNTLGELALPLIPMVLSAHVVLAVVKLNAKGGYLPFVMADPSGVKSYLAISVMNTVAAPGVLIPLDILKWLALALLIGGYLLALAGTRRAAASLGGEKVKTYLLAAMVPVTLVAAIYGSTLFTWLFIR
- a CDS encoding NosD domain-containing protein encodes the protein MATARIAPLLLLLLAGCLNPSGQPVTPAEPREVAGILRGETVLEGDVLFSGDVLIPAGSTLTLRPGTRVRIQVSESTRIDPEYLSPATELLVRGTLNILGTPEAPVVFLTTEAPGSEVGDDPLWAGIILDGAAAILRHLQLSRAETGVLCLRSSPRVEGSVFSECRYGLIAQQGSAPLLVGNTFKNGEGGVFCWLGSDPVLEGNGIVGNAEEGVFVDATSRPTLAGNRITGNAIGLALYPRDLVYDPTQIRENEENIRLLGPEEVSP
- a CDS encoding right-handed parallel beta-helix repeat-containing protein, with the translated sequence MRTIPLLIALVAVLAAPALAAEPLRYTGEETLFQDTVWEGEVHIDGILTVAPGTTLEIRPGTVVRLSRLDSNGDGIGEHELFVQGVLRALGTAAEPILFTSAEKTPVPGDWGAINMMASEEDNVLSHCTVEYAYRGFHAHFARGRLSDVVFRRNVRALQFQESTVSLSDCTVEDNLNGLQFRNSEVTLERLAIRRNDWGLRCVYSDVRVRDSLFEGNLINGANLRDSTFSVERCRFVGNRKGLYLQRSRGTVRESTLLDNSEHGIFLEDSQCDILGNRVAGNGRAGVKWVDSEGIFQDNSLVDNGEYALINDGEGAVDARGNGWGTTSAKAIAILIRDGADRAGLGLVDAGGPLTTPVAQGK